The Streptomyces sp. NBC_00236 DNA window CCGTCAACGGCCCCCGGGATCAGGTAGAACACGCCGTGCCCGCCCCGGAATCCCAGGGTGACCCAGGCAGCCCGCACCAGTTGGAGCTGATCCGGATGTCCGGCGAGCGCGTCGAGCGGGAGGGTGCCGCGCCACACCACGTACCCCGCCGGAACAGGTCGCACCGCCGAGGCGACAGCCGCCCGGGTGACGGACCGCGGCCCGTCCGCCCCGACGACGATGTCGTACCGCTCCTCCGAGTCCGCCGTGCGGATCACCGCGCCGCCCGACGGGAGACGCGTCACCCCGGTGACGGGACGCCCCCGGTGGTACGTCGCCCCGTCGGCGTTCGCACGCAGGGTGCGCCACAGCAGCCCCCAGTGACAGGGCGTCACCGCGGCCTCCTGGCGCGCCAGTTCACGCGCCGAGTGCTGACCCGGTTCCCGTGCGAGCCACACCCGTGAGGGCACGGGGGTCGTGGGCATGGCGGCGTCCAGATAGCCGGCCGCGACCAGCTCCGCGTGGAGCGGCGGCGGGACGACGATGCCGAAACCCCGGTCCTCCAGCGCTCCGTCGCTGCGCTCGTACACCGTGACCTCGGCCCCGGCCCTGGCCGCGGCGACCGCCGCCGCGCAGCCCGCGACGCTCCCGCCGACCACTCCGATGCGTAACCCGGCTCCCACCACGTCCGCCACCGCCCTCTCCGGTCACTGTGCGTGGCGCCCATTGAACGCGGTGGTGGCAGTCCGCGTCCAACCGCCATGCGGCGGCCGGACGCGGGGCCGTCACCGGGGCTACGGCGTGACCGTCACCGTCGCGCTGCCCGAGGCCTGCTTGCCGTCCGCCCGGTACGTGGCGGTGAGCGTGGCGTTGCCCGACGCGCCCGCGGCCACGGTGACCGGGACCTTGACGTTGGCGC harbors:
- a CDS encoding FAD-dependent monooxygenase, whose translation is MADVVGAGLRIGVVGGSVAGCAAAVAAARAGAEVTVYERSDGALEDRGFGIVVPPPLHAELVAAGYLDAAMPTTPVPSRVWLAREPGQHSARELARQEAAVTPCHWGLLWRTLRANADGATYHRGRPVTGVTRLPSGGAVIRTADSEERYDIVVGADGPRSVTRAAVASAVRPVPAGYVVWRGTLPLDALAGHPDQLQLVRAAWVTLGFRGGHGVFYLIPGAVDGSRLLAYAIYGPPPPPSWTAGREEYVRRVAEEHFPAGWAEIVGLGAHTSLACHDVADFHVPRVAEPPFLLAGDAASITRPHTASGATKALQDALCLERVLRASSSAAEALHRYADERSDEGARLVALGRRLGHAMVERTPDWAAMGPPEVAEWSRATLDGAGSYLYGSVRRE